A DNA window from Hemibagrus wyckioides isolate EC202008001 linkage group LG11, SWU_Hwy_1.0, whole genome shotgun sequence contains the following coding sequences:
- the gnb1b gene encoding guanine nucleotide binding protein (G protein), beta polypeptide 1b: MSELDQLRQEAEQLKNQIRDARKACADATLSQITANIDPVGRIQMRTRRTLRGHLAKIYAMHWGSDSRLLVSASQDGKLIIWDSYTTNKVHAIPLRSSWVMTCAYAPSGNYVACGGLDNICSIYSLKTREGNVRVSRELAGHTGYLSCCRFLDDNQIVTSSGDTTCALWDIETGQQTTTFAGHTGDVMSLSLAPDSRTFVSGACDASAKLWDVREGMCRQTFTGHESDINAICFFPNGNAFATGSDDATCRLFDLRADQELMVYSHDNIICGITSVAFSKSGRLLLAGYDDFNCNVWDSLKADRAGVLAGHDNRVSCLGVTDDGMAVATGSWDSFLKIWN; encoded by the exons gaTGCGAGGAAAGCCTGCGCAGATGCCACACTATCACAG ataACGGCTAACATTGACCCCGTGGGGAGAATCCAGATGCGCACAAGGCGAACACTGAGGGGACATCTGGCTAAGATCTATGCTATGCACTGGGGCTCTGACTCCAG GCTGCTGGTCAGTGCATCCCAGGATGGTAAACTCATTATTTGGGACAGTTATACTACAAACAAG GTCCATGCTATCCCACTGCGCTCATCCTGGGTGATGACATGTGCCTACGCTCCCTCAGGAAACTATGTGGCCTGCGGAGGCCTAGATAACATTTGCTCCATCTACAGCCTGAAGACCCGCGAAGGCAATGTGCGCGTCAGCCGTGAGCTTGCTGGACACACAG GTTACCTGTCCTGCTGCCGTTTCCTTGATGACAACCAGATTGTCACAAGTTCTGGTGATACCACCTG TGCTCTCTGGGATATAGAGACTGGTCAGCAGACAACCACTTTCGCAGGCCACACTGGAGATGTGATGAGCCTGTCCCTGGCTCCAGATTCAAGAACCTTTGTGTCTGGAGCTTGCGATGCCTCTGCTAAGCTGTGGGATGTGCGCGAGGGCATGTGCAGACAGACCTTTACTGGCCACGAGTCCGACATTAACGCCATTTGT TTCTTCCCTAATGGCAATGCGTTTGCCACTGGCTCAGATGATGCTACTTGCCGGCTATTTGACCTGCGTGCAGATCAGGAGCTAATGGTTTACTCACATGACAACATCATTTGTGGCATCACCTCAGTGGCTTTCTCCAAGAGCGGCCGCCTGCTGCTCGCTGGCTATGATGACTTCAACTGCAATGTTTGGGACAGCCTGAAGGCTGACCGTGCAG GTGTGCTGGCTGGCCATGACAACCGTGTGAGCTGTTTGGGTGTGACTGATGATGGCATGGCTGTGGCTACAGGGTCCTGGGACAGCTTCCTCAAGATCTGGAACTGA